The following is a genomic window from Rutidosis leptorrhynchoides isolate AG116_Rl617_1_P2 chromosome 8, CSIRO_AGI_Rlap_v1, whole genome shotgun sequence.
GGAAGATCACAGAGAGGGGAGAGGGGCAGTTTGGCTAGGTGGCGAGCAGGGATTGGGTGATCAAATATGGACGTTGGGGATAAAGCCGTttggattttaattttttttttttctctcctataaatacatatacattctATCTTTATTTTTCATTCCTCATTTCACCATTTTCTCAAACTTATACATATATAATCCAACATATATAAGCATATACATTCTACTTTACACCAAAAAAATGGATTTTTTTAGCCGCGAGTCTTGATTTGTTATTCGATAGCACCTCGTCCGACGAAGAGGAAGAAAACCAACCTAGAAGAACTCAGGTGCAACGAAACCCACGACGTGTTATTAATAGAGATCGTGAACAAGCCGGTATTAATTTGCGGAACGACTACTTTTCTCAAACTCAGACGTATCCACACGACATTTTCAAGAGACGATTTCGGATGCGAATTCATTTATTTCTCCATATCAAAGACGGTATTCTCAATCACTCTTATACTAATAATGCTCCAAAACACTTTGTATTTTTCCAACAACGTCCGGATGCTCTCAGACGTCTTGGTTTTACAACGTTTCAAAAAATAACTTGCGGGTTACGCCAATTGGCGTATGGAACAAACGCTGATATTTTTGATGAATATATAAAAATGGCGGAGAAAACGAGATATGTTTGCTTAAATAATTTTTGCAAGTGTATAATTGACTTATATGGTCGAGAATATTTGAGGAAGCGACGGCAACTGACGTTGCTTGGTTCTATTCGGCACACGAGGAGAAACATGGTTTTAAAGGAATGTTGGATAGTATTGAACTATTGACTGTATGCATTGGGCTTGGAAAAATTGTCCTGTTGCATGAATATGTCAATATACTATAGGTGATCACGGTTACCCTACGATCATGCTTGAAGTGGTTGCTTCATACGCTATGTGGATATGGCATTCGTTTTTTAGGATGGCTGGTTCAAACAACGACATAAATGTGTTGAATCATTCTCCGttgtttgattcactcaaaaagaatAGAGCTGCATCGTCATCGTTTGAAGTAAACGGACACGTTTATCCATTTGGTTACTACTTGGGGACGGTATATATCTTGATTGGACAACCTTAATAAAAGGGATATCCGACGCCTATTGATGACCTTAGAGTCAAATTTACAAGATTTCAAGCGAGTGCTCGAAAGGACGTGGAGCATACATTTGGTGTTCTACAAGGTAGGTTTGCAATTTTAAAAACTCCGACACGAGTTATGAGCGTTAACAAGATGAGAAGGATAATGTACAGTTGCATCGTTATGCACTACATGATACAAGAAGATAACGATTTTGCCTTGAGTACTTGGGAACAAGAATGGTTAGATAAACCGAAAACAGGCCTCGTCGTAATATTACGAGAAGAGTCAAAGATCGTCGATCACGAGAAAAGGAAATTCACGATCAAAACGTACACGATCAACTACGTGAAGATTTAACGGCTCATATTTGGAACCTCCCACCAAACTTTCGTTCTACAAACTAGTATTTTGTTTTTTTAATTCATGTAATTTTTTTATATAACGATTTTTTATGTAACTTTTTTTTTAATGTAACGTTTTTTATATGTAACTTCTtttttatatatgtagtgttttgttttatcttatttaataattgttttatcttatttaataaataaaatctaATTAAAAAAACCAaacaaaaaatcaaaaataaaatgcCACATCATTTTTTAATCCTTTGGCAAAAGACCACTATTACAACTCCCACCTTTACCTGTCATAGTCCAGTCATTGACTTGTCCCAAAAAGTGCATATTACTCACTCCACGTCACAATAACCATTATCCGTGGTCTGATGGATTAATCCGACAAGATCTCATATATATAAGATtaagatttaaaaaaaataaactaaaataattaagattaaaaAATACTCGCTCTATTGGCTAGCTTGAACAAAGAAAACCTAATGTACATTGCCTGATAGTCCGATAGTTGGGTTATCTTGATTCTGTCGATCTTATTGATCTAGTATCAATTGAATTCCCGAGTTTGGTAATTTCGTTAACACTCCATAAGAAATGCCGATTTTGTAGGACACTTTGTTGTAATGAGGGCATGCACTCAATCCATTGCTTCAACCCAAAGCTCCAGCAACTAAAGAAAACCTCATTTCAAGGAATAATAAAAGGATTGAATGACTTCATATATTGCTTTTCTATTGTTGAAATTCCATTCTTGTTGTACTAAACTTCCATTACTTTCTCAATTTTACCATGTATATAGTTTTTCATTCTTGATAATCATTGCTTATCTTGTTTCTTAAGTACTccgtaataattataatgttcTTTACTTCTTCTTATAAATTTCATTACATATGGCCGGTCTGGGTAACTATATAATTAGTCCTTCTAATAATTTGTGATTATTTTCTTtataatttctttgtttttattgtTGTAAGAAAGCTATAGCCTTTCTTTCCAAACAAAGGTAACCTCACTTTTCATATACTGTTCTTGTCTATTTCATTAGCTTTATGATTGTTACTCGTATTAAATTTAGCCTTTTTTCATATATATATGTCGGATGACCATGGTATTCAATATTCATGCATCTCCAAATAATTATTATCAGCTTCACGTTACCAGTTTACTGCTAGAATTGTATATTATCCAAATCTATACAGTTTTGAATTCTAACAAAATTCTACAAGATGGGGGATCATTTCACATTGTTGGTTGATAAAATGCTCACTGAATCAACCATTGATGCTGTCATCGAGCGTCAAAATAGGTTTAATTCTCGTGCAGAAGCGTCAACACATGAATCCACGAATACCGACTTTTCTAATTCTCATATGATAGTATCAAAATCAATTAAATTGGTAGAATGCAGGATCTGTCACGATGACGATCAAGCTTCGAACATGGAGACACCATGTGCATGTTGTGGCACACTCAAGGTACACTTTTTCTTGATTTTGCTGTTTGACTAATTTCAAGATAACATATATAAAGTTTTCTCGTTTAATTGTGATTTATTGATTGATTTTTGCAGTATGCGCACCGTACATGTGTTCAGCGGTGGTGCAACGAGAAGGGGAACACTATCTGTGAGATTTGCCTCCAGGTTAATATACATTTCTCAAATATGCAAAAGAAATCTATCACTACACGATTTATAAATGTTGTGGAttcaaatatcaatatttcttaCAACCATCGTTATGGCTGTCGTTAACAACATAAGTATATTGTACATGATGGTTGATATTGATTTTTTGGTGACGGTTATTCAGATTTATAATTTAGTAATGCGCCTTAACAACAATCCTAAGCATTAGCGGATCTAGGAATTTTTTCCATCGGGAGTAAAATGTTAAATATTCGCGGGCAAAATATCGACTTTTAACTTATAAATACACTAACCGTCGAATTTTAACACATAAATACACAAAAAATTTGGTCGTCAGGGACGGTCGACCTCGCCCTATCCGCCCCTGATCTTAAAGACTGTTGTTAGAAAAATCTCTAAAAAAACAATGTGTCAACTTGTTTGTATTAGTGATCATGTTTATTTACTAAAGCTTCACCTTTAAGAACTTTTTACGTTGATGAGTTGCAGCCATTCAAGCCCGGTTATACATCACCACCTCAACTCTACCTTTTTGGGCGTATCccaatgaatttcaggtgaattatgCATTTAATTACGTGTCCGATTCTTGTTATTAAACCGCTAAATATAAAATAATTGTCTAATTCTATTTCTAGGGGAAACTGGGAGATTTCCAGAAGAGACCTCTACAATTGGCGGTTTTCGACTACATTTGCCAATAATCATGACTTTATCGAATCTGATTTTAATGATCAGTACATAGCTCCAAGTTCAACAAGCATTTTATGTTGCCGTATAGTTGCCATTTTTGTAAACACACATCCTCTTACTCTTTTAACATAGTATTGTGCGTTTGAtataatatgtaaaaataaaagtAAATAGGTAACATAGTAACATTATGTCTTGTATTTAAATTCATAATCTGTATGCTTGCAGCGTTTGAtataatatgtaaaaataaaagtAAATAGGTAACATAGTAACATTATGTCTTGTATTTAAATTCATAATCTGTATGCTTGCAGTTTATCATTCTACTTATGTTGCGCTACACTCTTCCTATCATCATTAACGCAACTGATGCATTCTCCATTTCAATGTTCATGGTGACGTCAGATTTTAATCTTTGTTATATTTGACTAGTAATTAATTGGAATATCAACCCATTGTTTTTGTTATTGCAGTTATTCTTGTTAAGTTTCATTGGTATTCTACTGTTATTATGTATCATGGCTAGAGCTTTTACTACCGCCCATCGTAGACAACAACCGGTAATCAAACAAACAAAACTTATAATTCACATGATTTGAGCATGAATATTGAGTTAGCCGTCATAGAAATTAAAACATAGGTCGGTAACTAGTCAAAATGGGTCAGGATTCGATATCAATAACAATAAAACATATTATATTTATGAGTTATGAAGCCGCACTTAGTAAAAAACTTCGGTTGATTGTGTTTTAGGATCATGACTTCAATGACATCATGATGCCAGACGAAGAGAACTACGTCCCACAAACAGATTCTCTGCCACATCACATTCGTGTTTATTGATATTCTTAAAAGGGATTTCAGCCAATTAATATCTCCATAAGATCGATGCTCCAGAATTCTACAAGTTGATCATACCTTCTTTTAATCTTATTTGCAAGAAATTTATGAAGATATCACCATCTTTGTGTGTATATGAGTCAAAATAACAAAAAACAAAGTGATGTAGATACTGTAAATATTAGTAATTCTTCAAGGTCACATACCAGAAGGTTGTGCGTCCATTGATATATAACTAATATGATTATTCCAAATTCGAACGAATTATGAACAATCTTGCATGACAATCCAGAATCTAATAATCAAAGAATGAATTCTGAAATTGAACTGGGTTGACTTTTATTGATTGAGTACAATTTACAGACTTTTCAAACGCATATAAATTCGTAGCTATCTATTTATAGAACTAAGAGTAGTATTCATACAAGATACAAATGTATGGGATGAACTAATTCAGTTAGAGTTGGAGTTGTTGCAGTTACTTATGTTATTGCCATTGTGTACTTAAGAAGCTCACGCGCTATGCACGTTGATACTATGGTCACATAACAGCCACCGAGCTAGTAGCTGAGTGGCAAAAAGCGTCATGTTGTTTGCGGGCTTGTATCCGTGAAAGAATCGGTGCATGTTCGAATCTTTGGGGGAAGGTTTTCTCCATGGTTCCGTTGTGATGACAGGGTGTATGCTGTACGCCACTCGGTTTAACGCAAGGCACACCCGGTACACATTGCCGATGGTGTGTAAGGATCTTCCTTCAAACGTGTGAGTGGGTGGAATATGATCGCGAAGGTGGTGCCGTTCTATAAAGAACTATGGACACATAACAATCCACTCTCCTTGAAAAGAGTCTTGCCTTAAGAATCTCTTTAGGAATTGGAACTTTTTTGAATTTTACAACTTTAATAGAGCATTTCAATCTTGCTGACTCGTGCACCTTGATTCTTGATATGGCTCATTTCGATCTTTATTACGTCTACCATAAGGTCTTTCATCTTGAAATTAGTTATCTTTTGTTTAATCTTTAACGATCCTTTGCGGTTAGCTTGTACGCATTGGTAAGTTGTAACCCCCCAAATACCTTCCCAAACCGCATTGTTGTTGGCAGTACCAACAAAGGTTGAAAACTCTCTGCTTAGAGTGAGAATCGAACATGGGTTGACAGTACCCCAAGTTGAATCCTACCCTCATACTACTCAAGTCAAACTTTGGTGGTCACTCTATTATACTATGTACCCATATACATCATGAAATTTTCAAACAATGAAATATAATAAGAGTACTCCCAATCAAGGTTGAAGAAATCGGAACTCGAGGAGTTTTCGGTGGGACCATTTCTAGGAGTTCTCGGAGAACTCGTGGAAAACTCGGGGAGTTCTCagtggttgactttcgttgacttttgagaTAATTTTTATGATACCCGAGATTTGAACGAGATTTGACCGGTTTGACCATTTT
Proteins encoded in this region:
- the LOC139863795 gene encoding uncharacterized protein, which codes for MGDHFTLLVDKMLTESTIDAVIERQNRFNSRAEASTHESTNTDFSNSHMIVSKSIKLVECRICHDDDQASNMETPCACCGTLKYAHRTCVQRWCNEKGNTICEICLQPFKPGYTSPPQLYLFGRIPMNFRGNWEISRRDLYNWRFSTTFANNHDFIESDFNDQYIAPSSTSILCCRIVAIFFIILLMLRYTLPIIINATDAFSISMFMVTSDFNLCYI